The sequence CGGGCGAGCCCATCGCCAAGAACGCCGACGGCTGGGGGCATCCGGCGTGCCGGGGCGCGGCGGACACGGCGGGGGCAGCGGACGCCAAGTAGCCCGCCCAGGTTCCAAACTATCCAGTTGGTTTCTCCTCGGCTAGGCTCGGCCCATGGCCGCCACCCCCAAAGCCCAAGAGACACGCAACAAACTCCTGGAAGCCGCGCACGCGGAGTTCTCCGAGCTCGGCCTGGCCGGTGCCCGCGTGGACCGGATCGCCGAACGCTCCGGAGTGAACAAGCAGCGGATCTACGCCTACTTCGGCAACAAGGAGGCGCTGTTCTCGGCCGTACTGGCCCGCGCCTACGCCCATCTCGCCGAGCGCGTCCCGCTGCCCACCACGGAGGACGGCCTGCGCGCCTACATCGGCGAGGTTTTCGACTACCACCGCACCTCCGGGGACCTGGTGCGACTGCTGGCCTGGGAGGGCCTGCACTACCGCGACCGCCCGATCCCCGACGAGAAGGACCGCGAGACCTATTACGCGGGCAAGGCCGCCGCGCTCAGCACCGCCCTCGGCATCGACGACCCCGCCGCGGCGGCCCGCGTCCTGATCTCCCTCATCGGGCTGGCGTCA is a genomic window of Streptomyces gilvosporeus containing:
- a CDS encoding TetR/AcrR family transcriptional regulator translates to MAATPKAQETRNKLLEAAHAEFSELGLAGARVDRIAERSGVNKQRIYAYFGNKEALFSAVLARAYAHLAERVPLPTTEDGLRAYIGEVFDYHRTSGDLVRLLAWEGLHYRDRPIPDEKDRETYYAGKAAALSTALGIDDPAAAARVLISLIGLASWPFIVPQQRRLTLGPEADSEAGWALLRASVVAHGEAIIDSAVGGAG